From a region of the Polyangium spumosum genome:
- a CDS encoding ankyrin repeat domain-containing protein, with translation MSLFGRVAAWALVVGLASACNKPDPEPAPAASATASATASAPASVAASAGEAPPRPAPPPPPPPKQHEDPRQVLAHIQGNLERLAAGEKVAKWPAGGEPHPFEGLVEAYQAVLAGETSAADKLAAVAKEARSQLEGRLRAAELSLDKPKPGDAADYARKVSAIAAAKAEGPEGTMIRLVATMRLVDAALVLASAEDYRNAEYDLFKRSDAYTRTERERFREGDWLRLPCRTLLGRRSLVEAAAKRLDKAAGPLLSCPTPRGKERDFDLMERFVKDPGAVVAEVLPEATEAPKKEEPAAPEPTAPPEPWDLRAAILFMGEKPDAASKPLEAAAKKSTVGKLDHALFLHALRPQSAARDENIKKLLGEVEKASVAAAKKNDDTFLLEDASIDRRVYDGTDESLLGIVRVASASGAANTASAFYAIPCAVLLARPKLLESTTPLFGGNRDNFLPRSGCAWGRGFVRGFPDRELEAYTQASEEADGHFYVNHGGSLRFGLAAALKAKEEAMRIDPKSLLRIPTPPTTWPYETWSYMTPESRAMYGRLKRLAEDLRTKLVAHDKTRGLDEKQANEAAHVGLFQVVWGAACGDAAPPRSLRKLVVDGAKPEEIRAFLQASEHEKAVLEPFRACAKHTGMDPLVHMAVLNAAALPILWEMKVDPARAEELDLVVDPNAPNHFGKTPLMAAAQHDRLDAARRLLKRGAVVQRATFQPYEPKLAHDARTPLMYAAARGSLPMIRLLLDAGGDKYAADTKGRIPLHYLLGHGPVRPNPNLSPADLAEAAKLLF, from the coding sequence ATGTCGCTCTTCGGCCGCGTCGCCGCATGGGCCCTCGTGGTGGGGCTGGCCTCGGCTTGTAACAAACCGGATCCCGAACCCGCGCCCGCCGCATCCGCGACCGCATCCGCGACGGCTTCCGCGCCCGCCTCCGTCGCCGCTTCCGCGGGCGAGGCGCCGCCCCGCCCTGCCCCGCCTCCCCCACCCCCGCCGAAACAGCACGAGGATCCGCGGCAGGTCCTCGCGCACATCCAGGGGAACCTCGAGCGCCTGGCCGCCGGGGAAAAGGTCGCGAAATGGCCCGCCGGCGGGGAGCCGCATCCATTCGAAGGGCTGGTCGAGGCGTACCAGGCCGTCCTCGCGGGGGAGACGAGCGCGGCGGACAAGCTCGCCGCGGTCGCGAAGGAAGCACGATCGCAGCTCGAGGGACGGCTGCGCGCCGCGGAGCTCAGCCTCGACAAACCAAAACCGGGCGACGCCGCCGATTACGCGCGCAAGGTCTCGGCGATCGCCGCGGCGAAGGCCGAGGGGCCCGAGGGGACGATGATCCGGCTCGTGGCCACGATGCGGCTCGTCGACGCCGCGCTCGTCCTCGCGAGCGCGGAGGACTACAGGAACGCGGAATACGATCTGTTCAAGCGCTCGGACGCGTATACCCGCACGGAGCGCGAGCGGTTCCGCGAGGGCGACTGGCTGCGCCTGCCTTGCCGCACGTTGCTCGGGCGGCGCAGCCTCGTCGAGGCGGCCGCAAAGCGCCTCGACAAGGCCGCGGGCCCGCTGCTCTCCTGCCCGACGCCGAGGGGAAAGGAGCGTGATTTCGACTTGATGGAGCGCTTCGTGAAGGACCCGGGCGCGGTCGTGGCGGAGGTGCTGCCCGAGGCGACCGAAGCGCCGAAGAAGGAAGAACCCGCCGCGCCCGAGCCGACGGCGCCTCCCGAGCCCTGGGATCTCCGCGCCGCCATCCTCTTCATGGGCGAAAAACCCGACGCCGCCTCGAAACCGCTCGAAGCGGCGGCCAAGAAGAGCACGGTGGGGAAACTCGATCACGCGTTGTTCCTGCACGCGCTCCGGCCCCAATCGGCGGCGCGCGACGAGAACATCAAGAAGCTGCTCGGCGAGGTCGAGAAGGCCAGCGTGGCCGCGGCGAAAAAAAACGACGACACGTTCCTCCTGGAGGACGCGTCGATCGATCGGCGCGTGTACGACGGCACGGACGAGAGCCTGCTCGGGATCGTCCGGGTCGCCTCCGCGAGCGGCGCCGCGAACACGGCGTCGGCCTTTTATGCGATCCCCTGCGCCGTGCTGCTCGCCCGGCCGAAGCTGCTCGAATCGACGACGCCGCTCTTCGGCGGAAACCGCGACAATTTTCTCCCGCGCTCGGGGTGCGCCTGGGGCCGCGGCTTCGTGCGGGGTTTTCCCGATCGAGAGCTCGAGGCGTACACGCAGGCGAGCGAGGAGGCCGACGGCCATTTTTACGTGAACCACGGCGGCTCGCTCCGCTTCGGCCTCGCCGCCGCGCTGAAGGCGAAGGAGGAGGCTATGCGGATCGATCCGAAGAGCCTGCTGCGTATCCCCACGCCGCCCACGACCTGGCCCTACGAGACCTGGTCGTACATGACGCCCGAGAGCCGCGCCATGTACGGCCGGCTGAAGAGGCTCGCCGAGGACCTCAGGACCAAGCTCGTGGCCCACGACAAGACCCGCGGCCTCGACGAGAAGCAGGCGAACGAAGCCGCCCACGTGGGCCTGTTCCAGGTCGTCTGGGGCGCCGCGTGTGGCGACGCGGCGCCGCCCCGCTCCTTGCGCAAGCTCGTCGTCGACGGGGCGAAGCCGGAAGAGATACGAGCGTTCCTTCAGGCCAGCGAACACGAAAAGGCGGTTCTCGAGCCGTTCCGCGCCTGCGCGAAGCACACGGGCATGGATCCGCTCGTGCACATGGCGGTGCTGAACGCCGCGGCGCTGCCGATCCTCTGGGAGATGAAGGTGGATCCGGCCAGGGCCGAGGAGCTCGACCTCGTGGTCGATCCGAACGCGCCGAACCATTTCGGAAAAACCCCGCTCATGGCGGCCGCGCAGCACGACCGCCTGGACGCCGCGCGCCGCCTCCTGAAGCGCGGCGCGGTCGTGCAACGGGCGACGTTCCAGCCGTACGAGCCGAAGCTCGCGCACGACGCGCGCACGCCGCTCATGTACGCAGCCGCGCGCGGGTCGCTGCCGATGATCCGGCTGCTGCTCGACGCGGGCGGGGACAAGTACGCGGCCGATACGAAGGGACGGATCCCCCTGCATTACCTGCTCGGCCACGGGCCGGTGCGGCCGAACCCGAACCTATCGCCGGCGGACCTCGCGGAGGCGGCGAAGCTCCTCTTCTGA